Proteins encoded together in one Lachnospiraceae bacterium JLR.KK008 window:
- a CDS encoding glycosyltransferase family 2 protein, with protein sequence MTEKAVNEKQRKRSEYTGMTNKGTASEVTSNNAIAGIRKKTTVVIPNLNGIKYLGNCLRSLSACEEESVPVIVVDNGSTDGSAALVEREFPAVTLIRFPENRGFCAAVNAGISAACTPFVILLNNDTTVESQFVTRLTAAVMESDRYFSAGAKMLCMDNPEIIDDAGDYYCALGWAFARGKGRSRTRYQKPCDVFAACGGAAIYRTDVLRELGLFDEAHFAYLEDIDIGYRARLHGYRNRYAPEAVVYHAGSASSGSRYNEFKIRLSSRNSVYLIGKNMPALQIAVNLPFLLLGFLVKYLFFLRKGFGRIYVKGLWKGLKLCLSEEGKARRIPFCRHFFPACLRIQGELLYNLFVRRLFC encoded by the coding sequence ATGACAGAAAAGGCAGTAAACGAGAAGCAGAGAAAAAGATCAGAATATACAGGAATGACAAATAAAGGAACGGCAAGTGAAGTAACATCAAATAACGCAATAGCGGGGATAAGAAAGAAGACAACCGTCGTGATTCCCAATCTGAACGGCATAAAATATCTGGGAAACTGTCTGCGGTCGCTGTCTGCCTGTGAAGAAGAGAGCGTTCCGGTCATCGTCGTGGATAACGGTTCCACGGATGGCAGCGCAGCGCTGGTGGAGCGGGAGTTTCCGGCGGTGACGCTGATCCGCTTCCCGGAGAACCGGGGATTTTGTGCGGCTGTCAATGCAGGCATTAGCGCGGCCTGTACGCCATTTGTCATCCTGCTCAATAATGACACGACAGTGGAGTCACAGTTTGTTACCCGGCTGACGGCTGCGGTCATGGAAAGTGACCGGTATTTTTCCGCGGGGGCGAAGATGCTGTGTATGGACAATCCGGAGATCATTGATGACGCGGGGGATTATTACTGTGCGCTTGGCTGGGCGTTCGCAAGGGGAAAAGGCAGGAGCCGGACGCGTTATCAGAAGCCCTGCGATGTCTTTGCCGCCTGTGGGGGAGCGGCCATTTACCGGACGGATGTGCTCCGGGAGCTGGGACTTTTTGACGAAGCGCATTTTGCCTATCTGGAAGACATCGACATCGGTTACCGGGCGCGGCTTCATGGCTATCGCAACCGGTATGCGCCGGAGGCGGTCGTATATCACGCAGGGAGCGCATCCTCCGGGTCCCGGTACAATGAATTTAAAATAAGACTTTCTTCCAGAAACAGTGTCTATCTGATCGGGAAGAATATGCCGGCGCTGCAGATTGCGGTTAATCTGCCGTTTTTGTTGCTGGGATTTCTGGTCAAATATTTATTTTTTTTAAGAAAAGGCTTCGGACGGATCTATGTAAAGGGGCTTTGGAAGGGGCTGAAGCTATGCCTTTCCGAGGAGGGAAAAGCCCGCAGAATCCCTTTTTGCAGGCATTTTTTTCCTGCCTGTCTCCGCATACAGGGAGAACTGCTGTATAATCTCTTTGTACGCCGTCTGTTTTGTTAA
- a CDS encoding glycosyltransferase, translating into MAKAMIRLSDLKKTYRYFKKNGLLPAFYAALERIQNKNVCYEKRIVSPQEQERQRKTLWNEEEWFSILVPAYETEVRQFREMIDSVLAQTYERFELIIADASDSDKLLEVMKYYKDSRIRYLRLEENRGISENTNEALQAVRGSYVGLLDHDDTLEADALYRVMEAIHDYRETYGEGPQVLYSDEDKGDADMSRFYEPHLKNKFNLDLILSNNYICHFMVMRTPLIRSLGFRSEYDGAQDHDLVLRAAAELWERTETIVHVPYVLYHWRCHDGSTAENPQSKAYAYEAGKRAVEDFCRQRGWKVQVTHTRHLGFFRVEYAGDILEQRSDLAAVGGRIVSRGRITGGAYEADGHVLYEGLPVHFSGTMHRAVLQQDVDAVDIRNMRVRPQLRPLLEQIRNAQPDPVAASLHFGREAAKLGYRLLWDPLMEKR; encoded by the coding sequence ATGGCGAAGGCAATGATCAGACTGTCTGACTTAAAAAAAACATATCGTTATTTTAAGAAAAACGGATTGCTGCCGGCTTTCTATGCGGCGCTGGAGCGGATTCAGAATAAAAACGTGTGTTATGAGAAACGGATTGTCTCTCCGCAGGAGCAGGAACGACAGAGAAAGACGCTCTGGAACGAGGAGGAATGGTTCAGCATCCTTGTGCCGGCCTACGAGACAGAGGTCCGCCAGTTCCGGGAGATGATAGATTCGGTACTTGCGCAGACGTATGAGCGGTTTGAACTGATCATTGCAGATGCCAGTGACTCGGATAAACTCCTGGAAGTTATGAAATACTATAAAGACAGCCGGATCCGCTATCTGAGGCTGGAGGAAAACAGAGGAATATCGGAAAATACCAATGAGGCGCTGCAGGCAGTCAGAGGCAGCTATGTAGGTCTGCTCGATCATGACGATACACTGGAAGCGGACGCGCTGTACCGGGTGATGGAAGCAATCCATGACTATCGTGAGACGTACGGGGAAGGGCCGCAGGTACTCTATTCCGATGAAGACAAAGGTGATGCGGATATGTCGCGGTTTTACGAGCCACACCTTAAAAATAAATTCAATCTTGATTTAATATTAAGCAATAATTACATCTGTCATTTTATGGTGATGAGGACACCGCTGATCCGTTCTCTCGGCTTTCGCAGTGAATATGACGGCGCACAGGATCATGACCTGGTGCTGCGGGCAGCCGCAGAGCTGTGGGAGCGCACGGAGACGATCGTTCATGTGCCCTATGTGCTCTATCACTGGCGCTGTCATGACGGTTCGACGGCTGAGAATCCGCAGAGCAAAGCGTATGCCTATGAGGCAGGAAAGCGGGCGGTCGAGGATTTTTGCAGGCAGCGGGGATGGAAGGTGCAGGTGACACATACAAGGCACCTCGGCTTTTTCCGGGTCGAATATGCGGGAGACATTTTGGAGCAGCGCAGTGATCTGGCAGCGGTCGGCGGACGTATTGTCAGCCGGGGCAGGATCACGGGCGGCGCTTACGAGGCAGACGGCCATGTTCTGTATGAGGGCCTGCCAGTGCACTTCAGCGGTACGATGCACCGTGCTGTGCTGCAGCAGGACGTCGATGCCGTCGATATACGGAATATGCGGGTGCGTCCGCAGCTGCGTCCTTTGCTGGAGCAGATTCGGAATGCGCAGCCGGACCCGGTGGCGGCCAGCCTGCATTTTGGCAGGGAAGCCGCGAAGCTGGGGTATCGGCTTCTGTGGGACCCGCTGATGGAGAAGAGATGA
- a CDS encoding DUF4956 domain-containing protein: MSFRDIIKKSVLESFTGSSITTVTVCVTLAITIVLALYIFIVYYLSARKTFYNKTFNVSLAAIAVITASIILAMQSNLAISLGMVGALSIVRFRTAVKDPKDLVFLFWSISVGIICGAGIYEIAVISSLIVTIGLFALELTPTGSASGILVVNCNSLEREKEIMDLVKAKAKHVSVRSRNASVAGVDFVIECRVKEPSEMLTKLQALDGVSGVSLLAHDGEVNF, from the coding sequence ATGAGTTTCAGAGACATCATAAAGAAGTCCGTGTTAGAGAGCTTTACGGGAAGCAGCATTACGACAGTGACAGTTTGTGTGACACTGGCGATCACGATTGTTCTGGCACTATATATTTTTATCGTCTATTATCTTTCCGCGAGAAAGACATTTTATAATAAGACGTTCAACGTGTCTCTGGCGGCGATTGCAGTCATCACGGCGAGTATCATTCTGGCGATGCAGTCTAACCTGGCGATCTCTCTCGGTATGGTCGGCGCGCTGTCGATCGTGCGGTTCCGTACGGCGGTCAAGGACCCGAAAGATCTGGTGTTTCTGTTCTGGTCGATCAGTGTGGGAATCATTTGCGGCGCAGGTATCTATGAGATTGCAGTCATCTCCTCACTGATCGTGACAATCGGGCTGTTTGCGCTGGAGCTGACGCCGACAGGCAGCGCCAGCGGGATTCTTGTCGTCAACTGTAACTCTTTGGAGAGAGAGAAGGAGATCATGGATCTTGTGAAGGCGAAGGCAAAACATGTTTCCGTCAGATCAAGGAATGCTTCCGTGGCGGGAGTCGATTTCGTGATCGAATGCAGAGTAAAAGAACCGTCGGAGATGTTGACAAAGCTGCAGGCGTTAGACGGGGTGTCAGGGGTATCCCTGCTTGCCCACGACGGGGAAGTGAATTTCTGA
- a CDS encoding polyphosphate polymerase domain-containing protein has product MEGQRQYRHEYKFLIDEKEKALLYYRLKNLIPLDSHVGEEGHYWIRSVYFDDYRDSCFHENEDGINERAKYRIRIYNVSDKKIRLERKSKKNGMTCKESAPLTRAQCDLLLKGVPLPMDEQSVQQYEEVLKQFLVLMMTRGMRARTIVEYERIPFIYRSGNVRITFDRNITSSMEVKRFFEKDDLRYPVLARGQQLMEVKFDEYLPSFLRDNLEIGRLQQTSFSKYYLGRKYTVPCAGGRLR; this is encoded by the coding sequence ATGGAAGGGCAAAGACAGTACAGACATGAATATAAGTTTCTGATCGATGAGAAAGAAAAAGCGCTGTTGTATTATCGTCTGAAAAATCTGATCCCGCTTGACAGCCATGTGGGAGAAGAAGGACATTACTGGATTCGCAGTGTCTATTTTGACGATTACAGAGACAGTTGTTTCCATGAGAATGAGGATGGCATCAACGAAAGAGCGAAATACAGGATCAGGATCTATAATGTATCGGACAAAAAGATACGGCTTGAGCGCAAGAGTAAGAAAAATGGCATGACCTGCAAGGAATCTGCGCCCCTGACACGTGCGCAGTGTGACCTTCTCCTGAAGGGCGTTCCGCTCCCGATGGACGAGCAGTCAGTACAGCAGTATGAGGAAGTGTTGAAACAGTTTCTCGTGCTGATGATGACCCGGGGGATGCGGGCCAGGACGATCGTGGAATATGAGAGAATTCCTTTCATCTATCGGTCGGGCAATGTGCGCATTACCTTTGACAGAAACATCACTTCTTCCATGGAAGTGAAGCGTTTCTTTGAGAAGGACGACCTGCGTTATCCAGTGCTTGCCAGAGGGCAGCAGTTGATGGAAGTGAAGTTTGACGAGTATCTTCCTTCCTTTCTCAGAGACAACCTGGAGATCGGCAGATTACAGCAGACGAGCTTTTCCAAATACTATTTAGGAAGAAAGTACACAGTTCCCTGTGCAGGAGGTAGGCTACGATGA
- a CDS encoding GtrA family protein, which translates to MKKLMDQILKFGVVGFLAFFIDFGIFKLLSSVFGINYLIANFFGFTISLVFNYVASMKFVFERRDNIDKRAEFAVFTVLSVIGLVLNELIIFLCIGGIYDHMPALAAALSRQWAETFGKVIATGIVMVYNFITRKIFLEKKA; encoded by the coding sequence ATGAAGAAATTAATGGATCAGATCTTAAAATTCGGTGTCGTAGGGTTTTTGGCCTTTTTCATTGACTTTGGCATTTTTAAACTCCTTTCCAGTGTTTTTGGCATAAACTATCTGATCGCCAACTTTTTTGGGTTCACGATTTCGCTTGTTTTTAACTATGTGGCCAGCATGAAGTTTGTGTTCGAGCGTAGAGACAATATCGATAAAAGGGCGGAGTTTGCCGTCTTTACGGTTCTGAGCGTGATCGGCCTTGTCCTGAACGAGCTGATTATCTTCCTCTGCATCGGCGGGATCTATGACCATATGCCCGCGCTGGCGGCGGCGCTGAGCAGACAGTGGGCGGAAACTTTTGGAAAAGTTATTGCCACCGGTATTGTTATGGTTTATAATTTCATAACGAGAAAAATTTTTCTGGAAAAGAAAGCGTGA
- a CDS encoding phospho-sugar mutase has product MSYREEFDFWLEDSYFDEETKKELRAIQDNEAEVEDRFYKELEFGTGGLRGVIGAGTNRMNIYTVRKATQGLANYILKKGGREKGIAIAYDSRRMSPEFADEAALCMAANGIKAYVFDALRPTPELSFALRTLGCISGIVVTASHNPPEYNGYKVYWEDGAQVTSPKDKEIIAEVKAVTDYHTVKTMDKEEAKKAGLYEVIGPQIDDAYMAELKKQIIHPEIIREVADDIKIVYTPFNGTGNVPVRRILSELGFKNVYVVPEQEMPDPDFTTLDYPNPEDPKAFTLALKLAKEKDADIVLATDPDADRLGIYAKDTKSGEYVPFTGNMSGMILAEYTLRERTATGTMPENPALVTTIVTTNMAKAISDTYHVKCIEVLTGFKFIGEQIKLFEQTGSNHYVFGLEESYGCLVGTHARDKDAVVAVMCLCEAAAWCKKNGITLWDQMLNLYEQFGYYKESQYAITLKGIDGSRQIAEIMDRLRNDPPKEFGELKVTALRDYVSGKVTDIATGAQSDTGLPESNVLYFDLTNDSWCCARPSGTEPKIKFYMGVKGENLEDAQAKVDALTAQLKKKLDEGK; this is encoded by the coding sequence ATGAGCTACAGAGAGGAATTTGATTTTTGGCTGGAGGACTCTTATTTTGATGAGGAGACAAAGAAGGAGCTGCGGGCGATCCAGGACAATGAGGCGGAGGTAGAAGACCGGTTTTATAAAGAGCTGGAATTCGGCACAGGGGGACTTCGCGGTGTGATCGGCGCCGGCACAAACCGTATGAATATCTATACGGTCAGAAAGGCAACACAGGGACTTGCCAACTATATTCTCAAAAAAGGCGGCAGGGAAAAGGGAATCGCCATTGCTTATGACTCCAGACGGATGTCGCCGGAGTTTGCCGATGAGGCGGCGCTCTGCATGGCGGCCAACGGGATCAAGGCGTATGTGTTTGATGCGCTCCGCCCGACGCCGGAGCTTTCGTTCGCACTGCGCACACTTGGCTGCATATCCGGGATCGTTGTCACGGCCAGCCACAATCCGCCGGAATACAACGGTTATAAAGTATACTGGGAGGATGGCGCGCAGGTAACGTCTCCAAAAGATAAAGAGATCATCGCTGAAGTTAAGGCTGTCACCGATTATCATACGGTAAAGACAATGGATAAGGAAGAAGCGAAGAAAGCGGGATTGTATGAGGTAATCGGCCCGCAGATCGACGATGCCTATATGGCGGAGCTGAAAAAGCAGATCATTCATCCGGAGATCATCAGGGAAGTGGCGGATGACATCAAGATCGTCTATACGCCGTTTAACGGTACGGGAAATGTGCCGGTGAGACGGATTCTTTCCGAGCTGGGCTTCAAGAATGTCTATGTCGTTCCGGAACAGGAGATGCCGGATCCTGATTTCACGACGCTCGATTATCCCAATCCGGAAGACCCGAAAGCGTTTACCCTGGCGCTGAAACTGGCGAAGGAAAAAGACGCGGATATTGTCCTGGCGACTGACCCGGATGCAGACCGTCTCGGCATATATGCAAAGGATACGAAGAGTGGGGAATATGTTCCGTTTACAGGAAATATGTCCGGCATGATTCTTGCGGAATACACACTCAGAGAGCGCACGGCAACGGGCACAATGCCGGAAAATCCCGCGCTTGTGACTACGATCGTGACAACGAATATGGCCAAAGCCATCTCTGACACTTACCATGTGAAATGTATCGAAGTCCTGACCGGCTTTAAGTTCATCGGCGAGCAGATCAAGCTGTTCGAGCAGACCGGGTCCAACCACTATGTGTTCGGCCTGGAAGAGAGCTATGGCTGCCTTGTGGGAACCCATGCGAGAGATAAGGACGCGGTCGTGGCTGTTATGTGTCTGTGCGAGGCAGCCGCATGGTGTAAGAAAAACGGCATTACTCTCTGGGATCAGATGCTCAACCTGTATGAACAGTTTGGTTACTATAAAGAGAGCCAGTATGCGATCACACTCAAGGGGATTGATGGTTCTAGGCAGATCGCGGAGATCATGGACCGGCTGAGAAACGATCCGCCGAAGGAATTCGGAGAACTGAAAGTAACGGCACTGCGCGACTATGTGAGCGGCAAGGTCACGGACATCGCCACAGGCGCGCAGTCAGACACCGGTCTGCCGGAATCAAATGTCCTCTATTTTGATCTGACGAACGATTCCTGGTGCTGTGCAAGACCGTCCGGCACAGAGCCGAAGATCAAGTTCTACATGGGCGTCAAAGGAGAAAATCTCGAGGACGCACAGGCGAAGGTGGATGCGCTGACCGCGCAGCTGAAGAAGAAACTGGACGAGGGAAAATAA